Genomic DNA from Chanos chanos chromosome 6, fChaCha1.1, whole genome shotgun sequence:
gagaagagagatgggATGTTTTAAAGATGTCAGCATTTCCACTGAGATTTTCAGAAGAAGTGTTTGTCAGCCACACCTCAGTGATTCTGAAGAGTTATTTTTTTGAAGTTCAAATCGCATTAATTAGGAGGATACACCTCATCATACAGGCTAGCCCCCCCTCCTGTTACTCTGAGgaacaacagacacaaacaaacaaacaaatgaacaaaaacaacaaagaaatgaaaacagacaaatctgATGAAATCACTGGATTGGAAATTGAACTTGAATGTTGCCgagtgttgtttttattgaatgTGGAGACTGAATCAAGTGAAAAGAGACGTGAAGGAGAGGAGCACTGAGACATTGCACATTTTGCACATGCAGCTGTCTTGTGtttaagagcacacacacacacacacacacacacacacagacgaacacacGCCCACAAACataacatgaacacacacacacgcacgaacacgctcacacacacacacacacacgcccacaaacataacatgcactcacacacacactcgcgcacacacacacccacaaacataacatgcacacacacgcacacgcacacatacacacacacacacacacacacacaatggattAACTCTCTGTCAGTGGGAGAGTAATCCTGCATAACCAGTCTGGCATTAAGGCACTTTGGGTTCCCAAACAGAATGTACTGACACCCCATTGTTAGAATGGAACACAAGACCAAAATGatcttaatgtgtgtttgtgtttgtgtgtgtgtgtgtgtctttatgtgtgtgtgtgtgtgtgtgtgtgttcctgtacatattcaaaaacatgtaatattatatgtgttataaaattgtaattgcccAATAATTGTcccatttcattttgtaaaagataatttattgttaataataaaaaaaatcaatctcagacattaaaataaacatgctttttttttttttcttcctgcatCGAGACAGATTTTTTGTGCAGACAGCAAAAAGAGATTGCCTATTTCACCAAGGTTAACACAACGTATCAACATCAAACTTATCATACCAGGCCTGACTAAATCATACATCTTTATTACCCCGTAGTGCTACAGATAAATTAGCACCCTACTAAATGTTTCATCTATTTCCTCCTGTAACATAGTATAGAATCACAAAATGACATAGTTGCTAAACTGTGACtgtaaaaagcacaaaacaagtCAGAATTTCATTCGGCACCACAGTGTTCCGTTATCCCACTGGCGTGTTTGAAAGCGTCACCTTTCcatttttccatctttcttcCGCTTGttcccacttttttttcctcgcgCTTTAATCCCTCCATCATTAGCCTCACTATTTCTCTTCCAGGCACAGGACTGACTGTCTTCATAGTGAGTCGGTGGTTAGCGCCGTTGCCTTGCAGCAAGAAGGGCCCCTGGATTCGAATCCCggccgtcccaggtcctttctgcaTGGAGTGTGCATGTTCTCCCTgcgtttgcgtgggtttcctccgggtgcaccggtttcctcccaccacaaagacatgtatgctTGGATTGGTACCCCTGTCAGTGActttgaccaaggcactggcaaaaagacctggaggtTAGACCCcagcggctgcccactgctcctggctcatgctgtgtgttcaccgctctagtgtgtgtgtgtgtgtgtgctcactggtgttaggatgggttaaacgcAGAGGCTGtgtttcactgctcagtgtgtgtgtgacaaataaagtttttcttttctcacaccTCGGAGGCATAcgtttacagaaacacacaccacttcCATGTTTTGCAAATGCCGTGGTCCCCACTGTGAACaactttattgttttgtttgatgtaaAATTTGACTGATTTTTACTTATACGCAAGCAGAGGGCTGAGTTGCTAATATGTATCAcagttttgttctctttgagGGTAACAAGAGATAACTTTGCTGATTAggaaaacagaaactgtttttttcatgCCACTTTAAGCACAGACGATttgaattttgtcttttttcatttggtcaAAGCCAACACACAAATCTTTCCTGGCTTTCAAACCAACTCTTTGCTCTTGAGTGAAGGAGTAAATCAGCAGGCACAAATGAATGCTAGGGTGGACAATGCCCCTCTGTGTTTTGGCTTACACTGCGTTTATGCAAGATCGACTCATCTGACTTATTGAGGTTGATGATGAAACTCTACTACCACCTAGTGTTCAGAATAGTTAACTGCAAGTGCAAGTTATGCAACTTTGGGTACCCAGCATATGGCATCAGACAAAATTATGACAAAAggatgtctttatttatttataagtgTATTATATATTCATTGGAAACAAGGTGTAACAAACCCCTACATGGCATTAATCCCGGAAAACAAACCACGGTAATAAGAACAGGCTCCAAGTGTTGAAACATGCAACTCTAGCCAGTCTGGCCACTTCTGCatgtctcaaacacaaactaACTATTTTCCCATGTCCTCTCTTCTTGCAGCTCTTACTACCAGCTTGATCATCTCACCATTTCTACCCGTTAGAACATTCCagtttttcatctgaaaaacagTCGTCCTCTTTTTTCACGTTTTTCTTATTTGGAATTCTCGTCGTGAGATTTTGTCCGTCCGAATTCGATTTAAAACCAGTTTTAGTTACAATCACTATCTGGGAAAGCAGTTCCACATCCTCTGTCCGCTGAGTTTGGTTGACTTCAGGCACTCTGCGTTTCCTCTTTCAGCGGTTTTCTGGGTCAGTTTGTACAACTCTGTGATTTCTTCTCTTCCCCTGACATGTGTCTCTTTCACAACGTTTAGTTCAGAATCATTGCTTTGCGTGACAGAGCAGAGAATAACGGCACAGCTTTAGTAAAAAGGACTTCAACAATTCAAAGGAATCATCAAGGCCCAGCCGTTAGATATAACTGGATTGCTATGTAGCTAACCGCTATAaaactctttcattcactctcgTCCATTCGGTCTCTGATATTTAGGCCTtcataacagagacagagaagggggaaaaaatcgtTTTCTCATCCAAGACACAagatacatacactcacacaaacttgGTCCGTGCTGTGTCTATGTGATCTTAGAGGCCTGAAATGCTCCATCACTTTAGCAGGTCAGCAGGGGCTCCtatttctgttctattttcAGTGTTGTCTAAAATAGCcttcacttactcactcactcacccaatGCCCATGACAGAGTACTCAAAGCTGTAGGAGtgtacccgtgtgtgtgtgtgtgtgtgtgtgtgtgtatgtgtgtgtgcctgtgtgtgtgtgtgtgtgtgtgcctgtgtgtgtgtgtgtgtgtgtgtgtgtgtgtgtgtgtgtgtgcctgtgtgtgtgtgtgtctgtgtgtgtgtgtttgtgtgcaaaaGGCTACTGACAGGGATTTCCCTGCGAAGGTTCCCTGAGCGTTTTCTACAGATTATTCGGTGTTGAGATGACGTCAGAGGATTCCGCTTTGAAAGGATTTTCCCGTACGCTGAACAGGTGAACGACTCCTTCACagtcttacagaaaaaaagatcaacCAGAATGAATACAGTGTTAAAGATTCCAGtcactgtttttccttttttgtttttttttggggggggcggggaggggggggggggcttgttaTGGCATTGTAGATGTTATAAAAAGTCAAAACGTCAAAGACAGTTACCTCTACAGTTCTAAAATCTAGAGGTTTTAAGGTATGAAATTCTTGTTGGTCATGTCTGCTGGAGTTCTGCTATTGGTTTAGGGATGACAGTGTTCCAAACAAACTTcaatgaggtgtttttttttgtttgtttgtttttgggtctgaaattgtttgtctttggctctgctgtgtgtgctcAGAGAAGGACTGTCTAGACCCGCTGGGATCAGTTTTGTTTAGCTGGGTTGAAATCGCAGACAGGTTTTGTTAGGGTTGGCTTGACATGTCAGAGTGGACTGTACTCCTGTAGGCACAATTAAGTGGTAAAAGGTAGAAGAAAATCcattacaaaatatattttcaattttgaaataATTATAAAGCCACTCAGAAATTATTATCCAGATAACACTCAAATACATATCAATTATGTTATGTTAAACAGCGAGCTCTAAGGCAAAActctaaactgaaaaaaaaaggtttttttgtgcAAAGGACACAAACAATCGCTGCTATCCTTTAATACAATTCCACACCATGAATGTGATGCATTGTAAATCAATATAATATCTCAATAGATACAAGCTAATCTTGGCATTAAAAACATAATGGAACTAAAATggatacactatacactatctAAACCATAAATTATCCCACCCTCTCCTGAACCAATCAACAATGCACcgtcataacaaacacactgtaacagtGAACACAACAGCCTAAAATCATGACCACGTGAGTCGGTCTAAACATAACCGTTAACATTCTGTGCATTAACTGTTATACTGTAAACCAGTGCTGGACATCAGTACATCTTGGTTACATCTTGTTCTTCTGCCTCTGGTCCAACCTGACAAAATGAATATTCTGTTGACCACGTGCAGACACTGGTTGTTGAAATGTTCTATTGTTGCACCAATGTGTTAAGACTGGACCTGAGGCTGGCCTGTTTGGTGGTTGTATTGACATTATGTTAGGTTAGAGCTGATACTGGGTTGTTGAGATATTGatattgattgactgattgattgattgactgattgattgatattgattttctgtttgtcttgttctgTTACCgattttgtgttcatttggaCCAAACGTTAAATTGTTGAAATGCTGTGTTAATGTTCTGTCAGGTTAGAGAGAAGGCTGGGACTGATCGGTGAGCGGTTTGAAGAGTTGGATAAGGCGGCTCAGGCACTAACCGAGAAGTTAGACCGCCATAAACAGCTACTCGGTCAGCAGGATCGACAAGACAAGGTGTGGGCTTTTCTACTGAGTCAAAGGTGAGCAGagatagaaacaaacaaacaaacaaaaaaatcatatggCCATcgtgctgtttttttgtaagCTTTCATTCAATGCCATCTCGTCTCAGTCTGTCAACTCAGGAGTCCCAGCTATTGTTTGGGTATGTGGTCGATGCCCTTAAGTGCTGCCATACCTGCGTGCTGGAGAAGGTTCCAGAACTTGCTTCTGGTATGCCCACTTTGGCATCAGTGTTGCGCCGGCGAGGGAGGAATCGGAGAGTAGAGTTGGCATGGCAACGAGCGTTGACAGACGTGGGCCTGAATGAGGAAGATGTTTCCGTGCTCTGTACTTTCTATGTTGTTCATGGTCACAGCTGCGAATTTCGACGTGACGTGGCAACAGTAGTGCCAAAGGCAGACGTTCAGATGTTGATCCATCGTGTTGTGCTGGACCCTTCATTGAGGGCAAGTTTGCTGAGAGCTGTGCAGCTTGCGGAAGGTAAAAGAGCTCCACAGAAAGAGATACAAAAACCAGCAACCTCCATACAACTCCTGCTTTCTAAATCCAATCCAACAActgaataaagacagaaaatgcaGTGTTATTATATCTGAGATAATGGTTATGTCAACACTCAGGTTGCTCCACGAAAATGGCAAACGTTCCAGTTGCAATATAGTATACAATATATAGCATGGTTTCGGACTTTGCGGCATGGCCGGTTAGCTCAGTTGGTTAGAGCGTGGTGCTAATAACGCCAAGGTCGCGGGTTCGATCCCCGTACGGGCCAGTGTGTTTTGCCACTGTTCAGCCGTTtccatcattcatttttaatggtgCCACGTCGATCGTCCTGTCCTTCTTTCCCTTATGTATGGTAAGTAAGTGTGTGTCCGACTAAAAACTCGATGTTGTGAAATCGATTTCagaaagcaagcaagcaaataaGCAAGCCCTTGCTTAACCGTAACCTGTAACCGTAACCTGTTGATATTGTTCGGTTCTGTCTTCACGTCTAGCGTCTGTCGAAGGACATCtaaacatcaaaatgaaaaagcagggctcgtccgggatttgaacccgggacctctcgcacccaaagcgagaatcatacccctagaccaacgagccacatACAACCGTGTGAACCACTGCCTATAGAAAGGTTCCGCAAACTTCTCCTCTCCTGGTTCACATGAAATTTTCGCTATAAATGTGGTTAAAATTGTGTGCGCAATTCGTACATATTATCTTTACATGGGAATATTAACGTCCATGACCggattttttcctttctctgcatAACATGAATCGGATTTATGACTATTCCTGTCATGGGACTACAGGGTCTAATTGCACCCCTTGCCTAACAGTTCGGCGACACCAACAATCCTTAGTACTGGTCGTTTTATTGCTCCTCAACAAAGACACTAAGTTCCCCTAAACCCCCCAAAAACGAATTCAGAAGCAGCCAGGAATGATGCCATTAACCGTTCTCGCTGTGTTGAACATTCAAAGAAACAAATCTAACCGTCAAAAGGGTTAAATTACTTGGCTAAATCACTAAGGGAAAGTTCGACTTGCTTGACTTACCTTTCCCGATACATAATTGTGCAAGCTGCCATCACGTGCAATTACTACCAGATATCCACACACCaatatcttatttttttttgggggggggggggggggggggggggcttctgaCCCTGAAAACTATAGCTTGGGAGTTTTGAAAATCTccatttcaaatattaaaattttGTTAGGCTATGACAAACTCGTTGATGAAACCCGATCCAGATTACATTTAAGCAATGAGTAAATACCTCTCGAAATTGTACCACACACTCTGTACTCCAAAATACGGTATGACACTGGCAGTGTTGATACGTAAGCAATAATGCCCAAAGAGGTGTCACGAAATAGGGAAATAATGGATAAGGCGGAGATAAAGATTAAGTTTAGAGTCCTTCGATTTTATACGGGCTACCTCGGAGGGCATGGTACCACTTATAAAACGGCCGCTTAAAGTTTAAAAATTGTACATATTTTTGaactcattcagtcattttttcaGTAGGGAGCCTTAACTGGTCTACTTTacgcaaaaataaataaactcaatgCCAAAATATAAACTTTCAGTTAGACTCCTTCTAGTCAATGCGCAGGAATTATTCTACAGGAATAAAACAGCCCAACGTCAGGTTAAATAGGGTGAGTAGCTCAGACACaggtagagccgctgctcctccgcattgaacgGAGCCAGTTGAAGTGgatcgggcacctagtcaggatgccccCAGGgcacctccctgtggaggtgttctgggcacgatcaactgggaggagaccctggGGCaaacccaggacacgttgggagaattatatatctcgacTGGCCTGGCAACGCCTTGGGATCttccaggaggagctggtggatatagccggggaaagggatgccTGGGCTACCTTCCTCAACCTCCTGTCACCGCGACTCGGTCCCAGAAAAGCGGcagacaatgatgatgatgcacacgcacacacacacaacattaggTTAACATGAGCCTACATAATTTGAACCTGGACGTGGCTGTTGCAACAATTGGAATGCCTGTAGAAAGACAGCGTGTAATTATAAAGACATGTAAGCCATTCATTGCGTGAAGGTGGTTGTATCTCTCACTATTTTCTGCTGTTCTCTTGCCCCACCTGCCTCTCTCACTATCCCACATTAAGCTATCCTCCATTTCATCCAATGGTGACGGTTGTAACCATATAGAAAGGCTGTACAAGAGGAGCCGCAAAAATATGTCCTAGGTTTATCGGCAACCTTTTGAATTATACACATGCCCCATCGACCCCCGCAACTCAAACAATGTTCTTTAGTTGCGGTCATTCGGTATCCTATGATATCAAATCGTTCAAGTGTTCTGAATTACTTTCGGTTTTAA
This window encodes:
- the LOC115815016 gene encoding single-pass membrane and coiled-coil domain-containing protein 1-like; its protein translation is MTTLERRLGLIGERFEELDKAAQALTEKLDRHKQLLGQQDRQDKVWAFLLSQSLSTQESQLLFGYVVDALKCCHTCVLEKVPELASGMPTLASVLRRRGRNRRVELAWQRALTDVGLNEEDVSVLCTFYVVHGHSCEFRRDVATVVPKADVQMLIHRVVLDPSLRASLLRAVQLAEGKRAPQKEIQKPATSIQLLLSKSNPTTE